From one Trifolium pratense cultivar HEN17-A07 linkage group LG1, ARS_RC_1.1, whole genome shotgun sequence genomic stretch:
- the LOC123882686 gene encoding thiamine thiazole synthase 2, chloroplastic has translation MAATMATASLTTSLSSTPKSSFFNGKPIAIRTPTLLKSTSQKLTMSLTTPPYDLTSFKFAPIKESIVSREMTRRYMTDMITYADTDVVIVGAGSAGLSCAYELSKNPNISIAIIEQSVSPGGGAWLGGQLFSAMVVRKPAHLFLDEIGVEYDEQEDYVVIKHAALFTSTIMSKLLAKPNVKLFNAVAAEDLIVKENRVAGVVTNWALVSMNHDTQSCMDPNVMEAKVVVSSCGHDGPFGATGVKRLKSIGMIDFVPGMKALDMNTAEDAIVRLTREVVPGMIVTGMEVAEIDGAPRMGPTFGAMMISGQKAAHLALKALGRNNAIDGTCESVPELVLASAESQDIVDA, from the exons ATGGCAGCAACCATGGCCACTGCATCTCTCACCACTTCTCTCTCTTCAACTCCCAAATCCTCATTCTTCAATGGAAAACCAATTGCTATTCGCACCCCCACCCTCCTCAAATCCACCTCCCAAAAACTCACCATGTCACTAACCACACCTCCTTACGATCTCACCTCCTTCAAATTCGCACCTATCAAAGAATCCATCGTCTCTCGTGAAATGACACGTCGTTACATGACAGACATGATAACCTACGCCGACACTGATGTCGTAATCGTCGGTGCCGGTTCCGCAGGTCTTTCCTGCGCTTACGAGTTATCCAAAAACCCTAACATCAGCATAGCTATCATCGAACAGTCCGTTAGTCCCGGCGGTGGTGCATGGCTCGGTGGCCAGCTGTTCTCCGCCATGGTTGTACGTAAACCAGCTCATCTCTTCCTCGACGAAATCGGTGTCGAATACGATGAACAAGAAGACTACGTTGTTATCAAACATGCTGCACTTTTCACTTCAACAATCATGAGCAAACTTCTTGCAAAACCTAACGTGAAATTGTTCAATGCTGTTGCTGCTGAAGATTTGATTGTGAAAGAAAATAGAGTTGCTGGTGTTGTTACAAATTGGGCTTTGGTTTCGATGAATCATGATACACAGTCTTGTATGGATCCTAATGTTATGGAAGCTAAAGTTGTTGTTAGTTCTTGTGGACATGATGGACCTTTTGGTGCTACTGGTGTTAAAAGGTTGAAGAGTATTGGTATGATTGATTTTGTTCCTGGAATGAAAGCTCTTGATATGAATACTGCTGAAGATGCTATTGTTCGTCTTACTAGAGAGGTTGTTCCTGGTATGATTGTTACTGGTATGGAAGTTGCTGAAATTGATGGTGCCCCAAGAATG GGTCCAACATTTGGGGCCATGATGATATCTGGACAGAAAGCTGCACATTTGGCATTGAAGGCATTGGGGAGGAACAATGCAATTGATGGAACATGTGAATCTGTACCAGAGCTTGTTTTGGCTTCTGCTGAATCACAGGACATTGTTGAtgcttaa
- the LOC123882654 gene encoding cysteine-rich PDZ-binding protein: MVCEKCQKKLSKVIVPDKWKEGASNTTEGGGRKINENKLLSKKNRWTPYGTTKCIICKQQVHQDGKYCHTCAYSKGVCAMCGKQVLDTKFYKQSNV, from the exons ATGGTCTGCGAGAAGT GTCAGAAGAAATTATCGAAGGTGATAGTACCAGACAAATGGAAAGAAGGTGCCAGCAATACTACTGAAGGTGGTGGCCGCAAAATCAACGAGAACAAGCTTCTTTCCAAGAAGAACAG ATGGACCCCTTATGGAACTACTAAGTGCATAATTTGCAAGCAGCAAGTGCACCAGGATGGCAAGTACTGTCACACTTGTGCTTACTCGAAAG GAGTTTGTGCGATGTGTGGCAAGCAAGTTCTTGACACCAAGTTTTATAAACAAAGCAATGTGTAG
- the LOC123912536 gene encoding ankycorbin-like, whose translation MSPKNPPFECGQSPASPVIKRLRRMLTINTEDLMEDFGEFSEFVKELNDYCWRLTKEEKRFLDSVLRLEKELKDSASFVIAVENVKECHAEVTEAVDSQIEITKETMGVQEEILGICFNEERRVDDRLAMLNKEMKPLVKRKRALQGEIRDDIAKLISRRHSLVDLLDKQSELREDLKPIDENMVKAKRSLITKMGQILTPWKRKSDIFRDGQSSVAPTSLAPEERMRTISNEERLAFLAKARQQKTNPAAGVADPLRQLQVEEAGVKEGRSKRKHDGRIPVEIPGKAAAKEGVVPPLKKQKTEKTIQPAGDADKGKGVASSSSQPPSQDADADAPLTWSSFDPFDFIERGVTMVGDMTRFTNTPTADLRKKALEYEVKGTLLNYLLTNRQEQEVQEAKQKVKTVDDNLADIEKRYTETKTKLEADIKKLRDSQESEAERLKKEYEDKLAKVKESYAASETKLKENAAAQDEVISKLSKEKDAAVFSVGSLGEEKERLETDVKELQLYAANQYEEGFAYALEQVKLLFPDLDAKRLAEADAMNQIIDGKLVPYVPPSE comes from the exons atgtctcccaaaaatcctccTTTTGAATGCGGTCAGTCTCCCGCCTCTCCGGTTATCAAGCGGCTCCGTCGCATGCTGACCATCAATACTGAAGACTTGATGGAAGATTTTGGCGAATTTTCTGAATTCGTCAAGGAGCTTAACGACTACTGCTGGAGGTTGACCAAAGAAGAGAAACGCTTTCTCGATAGTGTGCTTCGTCTGGAGAAGGAACTGAAGGATAGTGCATCCTTTGTGATCGCTGTGGAAAATGTGAAGGAGTGCCACGCCGAAGTCACTGAAGCTGTTGACAGCCAGATAGAGATTACGAAGGAGACTATGGGTGTGCAAGAGGAGATCTTGGGGATATGCTTCAATGAGGAGCGCAGAGTGGATGATCGTTTGGCGATGCTGAAtaaggagatgaagccgctgGTGAAGAGGAAaagggctcttcaaggcgagaTTAGGGATGACATTGCTAAGTTGATTTCCCGGCGCCATTCTTTGGTGGACCTTCTGGACAAACAAAGCGAACTAAGGGAGGATCTGAAGCCTATTGACGAGAatatggtgaaggcgaagagg TCTTTAATAACtaaaatgggtcaaattttgacTCCTTGGAAACGTAAAAGTGACATTTTTCGAGATGGTCAAAGCTCGGTGGCTCCAACTTcactcgctcccgaag AAAGAATGAGGACCATTTCGAATGAAGAAAGACTGGCGTTCTTGGCGAAAGCTCGTCAACAAAAAACCAATCCTGCTGCTGGCGTTGCCGATCCTCTGAGGCAGCTACAAGTGGAGGAGGCTGGAGTTAAAGAGGGACGGAGTAAGAGAAAGCATGACGGGCGCATCCCTGTTGAGATTCCAGGAAAGGCGGCTGCTAAAGAGGGTGTCGTCCCGccacttaaaaaacaaaaaactgagAAGACTATCCAACCAGCTGGAGATGCCGACAAAGGCAAAGGCGTAGCTTCTAGTTCTTCTCAGCCTCCCTCCCAAGACGCCGATGCCGATGCTCCTCTTACCTGGAGCTCTTTTGATCCCTTTGATTTCATTGAAAGGGGAGTGACTATGGTTGGCGAtatgactcgcttcaccaacactCCTACCGCAGATCTCAGGAAGAAAGCTTTGGAATACGAGGTGAAGGGCACTCTTCTCAATTACTTGCTGACAAATCGCCAAGAACAAGAGGTCCAAGAGGCGAAGCAGAAGGTGAAGACCGTTGATGACAACCTTGCTGACATTGAGAAGAGATATACTGAGACCAAGACTAAGTTGGAGGCAGATATTAAGAAGCTGAGGGATAGCCAGGAGAGCGAGGCTGAGAGGTTGAAGAAGGAATATGAGGATAAGCTGGCGAAGGTGAAGGAAAGTTATGCCGCCTCCGAGACCAAGCTGAAAGAGAATGCTGCTGCTCAAGATGAGGTGATTTCTAAGCTTTCTAAAGAGAAAGATGCAGCGGTGTTCTCCGTGGGGAGCTTGGGCGAAGAGAAGGAGAGGTTGGAGACTGACGTGAAGGAGCTTCAACTGTATGCTGCCAACCAGTATGAGGAAGGCTTCGCCTATGCCCTTGAGCAAGTCAAGCTTCTTTTCCCAGACCTCGACGCCAAGCGCTTAGCTGAAGCTGATGCGATGAACCAGATTATTGACGGAAAGCTTGTTCCCTATGTACCTCCCAGTGAATGA
- the LOC123882670 gene encoding probable xyloglucan endotransglucosylase/hydrolase protein 8 has product MMLQLYMQKSFSKLGLFNELPHLGFRDPPVEKPFILILTKIKMDARSYFSFSILLFIAVIIGFIASYHSAEAAMSKGSFEDNFSIMWSEDHFTTSTDGQIWYLSLDNDTGCGFQTKQRYRFGWFSMKLKLVGGDSAGVVTAYYMCTENGAGPTRDELDFEFLGNRTGQPYLIQTNVYKNGTGNREMRHMLWFDPTEDYHTYSILWNNHQIVFFVDRVPIRVFKNNDKPNNFFPNEKPMYLFSSVWNADEWATRGGLEKTNWKLAPFVSSYKDFSVDACQWEDPFPKCVSTTTKNWWDQYDSWHLSGDQKMDYAWVQRNLVIYDYCNDSERFPILPEECSLSPWE; this is encoded by the exons ATGATGTTACAACTGTATATGCAGAAATCATTTTCAAAGTTAGGATTATTTAATGAACTTCCACACCTCGGATTCAGAGATCCACCAGTTGAGAAACCCTTCATTCTCATCctaaccaaaatcaaaatggATGCAAGgtcatatttttcattttccattCTTCTTTTCATTGCAGTCATCATAGGATTCATAGCTTCTTATCATTCGGCTGAAGCAGCTATGTCTAAAGGATCTTTTGAAGATAATTTCAGCATAATGTGGTCTGAAGACCATTTTACTACTTCTACTGATGGACAGATCTGGTATCTCTCCTTAGATAATGACACAG GATGTGGatttcaaacaaaacaaagataTAGATTTGGGTGGTTTAGTATGAAGTTGAAATTGGTAGGAGGTGATTCTGCTGGTGTTGTGACAGCTTATTAT ATGTGTACAGAAAATGGTGCAGGGCCAACGAGAGATGAActtgattttgagtttttggGAAATAGAACAGGACAACCATATTTGATTCAGACAAATGTGTACAAGAATGGAACCGGTAATCGCGAGATGAGACATATGCTATGGTTTGATCCTACTGAGGATTATCACACCTATTCCATCCTTTGGAATAATCACCAGATAGT GTTTTTTGTGGATAGAGTTCCAATAAGAGTATTCAAGAACAATGATAAACCAAACAATTTCTTCCCAAATGAGAAGCCAATGTACTTGTTTTCAAGTGTATGGAATGCAGATGAATGGGCCACAAGAGGTGGACTTGAAAAAACAAATTGGAAATTAGCACCATTTGTGTCATCCTACAAGGATTTCAGTGTTGATGCTTGTCAATGGGAAGATCCATTTCCTAAATGTGTTTCAACCACAACAAAAAATTGGTGGGATCAATATGATTCTTGGCATCTTTCTGGGGATCAGAAAATGGATTATGCTTGGGTTCAAAGAAACCTTGTCATTTATGATTATTGCAATGATTCTGAACGTTTTCCAATTTTGCCTGAGGAGTGTTCATTGAGTCCATGGGAGTAA